In one Solanum dulcamara chromosome 1, daSolDulc1.2, whole genome shotgun sequence genomic region, the following are encoded:
- the LOC129888817 gene encoding uncharacterized protein LOC129888817 codes for MDQNLAIVAKKFWKIVRVGMCMLRKGISKKKIMLDIKLMMKRRKIGSYKAAVQNLMFHFHHHQTRNRQSYHVESSNLPFCPPHKDEYYEFSCSSSPNLDNKKQYTSTEEDVVVMNAAVMKALEMIKGETTSPDNYFRGFGRQLRVTDSPFPVRDEVEEESDNYHVDEAADEFISKFYRNLRRQSSLSAS; via the coding sequence atggaTCAAAATTTGGCAATCGTAGCAAAAAAGTTTTGGAAAATAGTTCGAGTAGGTATGTGCATGCTAAGAAAAGGCAtatcaaagaagaaaataatgctCGATATCAAATTAATGATGAAGCGTAGGAAGATTGGTAGTTACAAAGCGGCCGTCCAAAATCTCATGTTTCACTTCCACCACCACCAAACTCGTAACCGTCAGTCGTACCACGTGGAGAGTAGTAATTTACCATTTTGTCCTCCACATAAGGATGAGTATTATGAGTTTAGCTGTAGTAGCAGCCCAAATTTGGACAACAAAAAACAATACACTAGTACTGAAGAGGATGTTGTCGTCATGAATGCGGCCGTAATGAAAGCATTGGAGATGATTAAGGGTGAAACAACGTCACCTGATAATTATTTTCGTGGGTTCGGGAGGCAGCTGAGGGTTACTGATTCGCCTTTTCCAGTAAGAGATGAGGTGGAGGAAGAATCGGATAATTATCATGTAGATGAGGCAGCTGATGAGTTCATTTCAAAGTTTTACAGAAATTTGAGAAGACAATCTTCCCTTTCTGCTTCATAA